In Capsicum annuum cultivar UCD-10X-F1 chromosome 7, UCD10Xv1.1, whole genome shotgun sequence, one genomic interval encodes:
- the LOC107878265 gene encoding putative F-box protein At4g38870 — protein MDNTMELRSNIMALPCEVLVDIFTRLSLKHVHQLQIVSKLWHRTISSPHFRRLYNMKSMNRPRSRLVKVSNFKYSDSWEMISRTITISTMDLAVDNNEIQEEFSFEDIIAPEHSFITSSNLIIFNHKVCNPTTKEIIDIPISSYPSVSFDVAYVPSNNTYKIVHLYGTKIGPDYNFNYGGSPVEFRFETLTLRDGGPIPNSWRALTHQEWFSYKADSTCVNGVIHWLVGIGGMMEKRVISMEIESEEFLSSIGCPNNPYIGEISIFENIHLADLNGKLCLSYYSEESSRMDLYFVKDWTNEEWVKEHTINLSGGGVWCKIMGYVQVQGNNGEIIIDSKLYNIKENRFRTLPRPKMTMHSGLYFDRCFKLESTKPSVQPSVDLLSN, from the coding sequence ATGGACAATACAATGGAATTGCGCTCCAACATCATGGCTCTGCCTTGTGAAGTCTTGGTGGATATATTCACTAGGCTTTCACTCAAACAtgttcaccaacttcaaattgtTTCAAAGTTATGGCACAGAACCATCTCTAGTCCACATTTCAGAAGACTTTacaacatgaaatccatgaatcGTCCTCGATCACGTCTAGTCAAAGTATCTAACTTTAAATATTCAGACAGCTGGGAAATGATTAGTCGAACCATCACTATTTCGACTATGGACCTCGCTGTTGACAACAACGAGATCCAGGAAGAGTTCAGTTTTGAGGATATTATCGCCCCTGAACACTCCTTTATCACATCGTCCAATCTCATCATTTTCAATCACAAGGTATGTAATCCCACAACTAAAGAAATCATAGACATACCAATTTCAAGTTATCCATCAGTTAGTTTCGATGTCGCGTATGTCCCATCCAACAATACATACAAGATTGTCCATTTATATGGTACCAAAATTGGTCCTGATTACAACTTTAACTATGGAGGTAGCCCTGTAGAATTCCGATTTGAGACTCTTACACTAAGAGATGGCGGTCCAATTCCTAATTCTTGGAGAGCCCTGACACACCAAGAATGGTTTTCTTACAAGGCAGATTCAACATGTGTAAATGGTGTAATTCATTGGTTGGTAGGAATAGGAGGTATGATGGAAAAGCGCGTTATTTCAATGGAAATTGAAAGTGAGGAATTCTTGAGTTCCATTGGTTGCCCCAACAATCCATATATAGGGGAGATCTCAATCTTTGAGAATATCCATTTAGCTGATTTGAATGGAAAATTATGTTTAAGTTACTACTCAGAAGAATCGTCAAGGATGGATCTATACTTTGTCAAGGATTGGACAAATGAAGAATGGGTAAAGGAACACACTATCAATTTATCAGGTGGGGGGGTTTGGTGCAAAATAATGGGGTATGTACAAGTACAAGGTAACAATGGAGAGATTATTATTGATAGTAAACTCTACAACATTAAAGAAAATAGGTTTAGAACGCTGCCAAGGCCTAAAATGACGATGCATAGTGGCTTGTATTTTGATAGATGTTTTAAGTTAGAAAGCACAAAACCATCTGTGCAACCTAGTGTAGATTTGCTGTCTAATTAA